A genomic stretch from Engraulis encrasicolus isolate BLACKSEA-1 chromosome 10, IST_EnEncr_1.0, whole genome shotgun sequence includes:
- the tmco4 gene encoding transmembrane and coiled-coil domain-containing protein 4 isoform X2, with the protein MNPPEMPDTGQELTPAPGEAGHNPDSQSVTGSDGLVGRRLSEPGRFAYAGLCGVSLGQLFPGSHQRDFREQFLEGLVRWLDLDESVMPVMGAFLSGLGFEGSDTFLSILQEEPLLSIGAAPIIQDLVSFSVKDGQYDSRARVLIRHVCCLLRVSTEQLEDFEETLGERLRESGEESEEESSRRQKKERGRKLRRYLLIGLATVGGGTVIGVTGGLAAPLVAAGAGAVLGAGGAAALGSATGIAIMASLFGAAGAGLTGYKMNKRVGAIEEFEFLPLSHGKHLRVTVAVTGWLCSGKYSIVTAMTWPVSLLAVASVIDNPWSVCLSRSAEVGKHLAQVLRSRQQGKRPVNLIGFSLGARVIYFCLQELANEQGGEGVVEDVVLLGAPVDGSDKAWERLSGVVAGKIVNGYCRGDWLLGFLYRSSSVQMSVAGLQPISLSDPRIVNVDLSSVVKGHLDYMEQMETILVAVGVPTREGTGRITVGSGQPLIMGAVGAGVGAHSDTGANALGSEELPEGPNSIVNQDEEEEERKAKVASDAGSVSERVSGEKKDDTEVTEDEGWDIPDISDLLDSLPGNQDGETETKTKTSPEGDEDGDDPLSRPQTDMVCKDSLCEGESSHHEEDTEEDEDSGQHSWNWDTANWNAGEDGKTQTQHWKSSDKQNPLSCPQSENAIRMGGLREGESSHSDEETEDKDEDSEQNSWDWDTTNWNYVHICTNEEGQTQTPHRKSCDQQNPLQCPRVEGESSHSGGEDKEDKDEDSEQNSWDWDTTNWNSAHTHTHEAGTKTQTHHRKSCDKMGNGKPASCVSSTGNGPNHSHHHHHSSTDNKLKKTSPDSNESVE; encoded by the exons ATGAATCCCCCCGAGATGCCAGACACTGGTCAGGAATTAACACCAG CTCCCGGGGAAGCAGGGCACAATCCTGACAGCCAGTCTGTCACTGGATCAGATGGGCTGGTTGGCAGGCGGCTCAGTGAGCCAGGCCGCTTTGCATACGCTGGCTTGTGTGGCGTGTCCCTGGGCCAGTTGTTTCCAGGGTCCCATCAGAG GGATTTCCGGGAGCAGTTTCTGGAAGGCCTGGTGCGATGGCTGGACCTGGACGAGTCGGTCATGCCGGTCATGGGTGCCTTCCTATCGGGCCTGGGCTTCGAGGGGAGCGACACTTTCCTCTCCATCTTGCAGGAAGAGCCACTGCTTAGCATTGGAGCAGCCCCCATCATTCAG GACCTGGTGTCATTTTCCGTGAAAGATG GCCAATATGACTCCAGGGCACGAGTGCTGATCCGCCATGTTTGCTGCCTGCTCCGCGTCTCCACCGAGCAGCTGGAGGACTTTGAGGAGACCTTAGGAGAGAGGctgagggagagtggagaagaaagCGA GGAGGAATCGTCAAGGcgacagaagaaagagagagggcgtaAATTGCGGCGCTACCTGCTGATTGGCTTAGCCACCGTCGGAGGAGGCACTGTGATTG GTGTGACGGGTGGGCTGGCGGCCCCTCTGGTGGCTGCTGGTGCGGGGGCGGTGCTGGGCGCTGGAGGGGCGGCTGCGCTGGGCTCAGCCACAGGCATCGCTATCATGGCCTCCCTGTTTGGTGCAGCCGGGGCCGGATTAACTG GCTACAAAATGAATAAGCGTGTGGGAGCCATTGAGGAGTTTGAGTTCCTGCCTCTGAGTCATGGCAAGCATCTCCGCGTGACCGTGGCCGTGACCGGCTGGCTATGCAGTGGCAAATACA gCATCGTGACTGCCATGACCTGGCCGGTGTCTCTGCTGGCTGTGGCGAGTGTGATTGACAACCCGTGGAGCGTCTGCCTGAGCCGCTCGGCCGAGGTGGGCAAACACTTGGCACAGGTGCTACGGAGCCGGCAGCAG GGGAAACGTCCAGTGAACCTCATTGGATTCAGCCTGGGAGCCAGAGTCATCTACTTCTGCTTGCAGGAGCTGGCTAACGAGCAAG GGGGCGAGGGTGTGGTGGAGGATGTGGTGCTACTGGGGGCTCCCGTGGACGGCTCCGACAAGGCCTGGGAACGACTCTCCGGGGTGGTGGCCGGCAAGATCGTCAACGGCTACTGCAG GGGCGACTGGCTGCTGGGCTTCCTCTACCGGAGCTCATCGGTCCAGATGTCTGTGGCCGGACTGCAGCCCATTAGCCTGAGCGACCCGCGCATCGTCAACGTGGACCTGTCATCCGTG GTTAAGGGTCACCTGGACTACATGGAGCAAATGGAGACCATCCTGGTGGCGGTGGGTGTTCCCACAAGAGAAGGCACAGGCAGAATAACTGTGGGCAGTGGGCAGCCTTTGATCATGGGCGCTGTCGGTGCCGGTGTTGGTGCCCATTCTGACACGGGTGCTAATGCATTAGGTTCAGAGGAGCTGCCTGAAGGCCCAAACAGCATTGTCAAccaagacgaggaagaggaggagaggaaggcaaaggTGGCTTCAGACGCTGGGTCCGTGTCTGAGAGAGTGTCTGGGGAAAAGAAGGACGACACGGAGGTGACTGAGGACGAGGGCTGGGACATCCCGGACATCTCTGACCTTCTGGACTCCCTCCCTGGAAATCAGGATGGCGAGACGGAGACTAAGACCAAGACCTCTCCAGAAGGGGACGAGGATGGGGATGACCCTTTGTCACGTCCTCAAACAGACATGGTGTGCAAGGACAGCCTTTGTGAAGGGGAAAGCTCGCATCATGAGGAGGACACAGAGGAAGACGAAGACTCTGGACAGCATTCTTGGAATTGGGATACCGCAAACTGGAACGCCGGTGAGGATGGCAAAACACAAACTCAGCACTGGAAGTCAAGTGACAAGCAGAACCCTTTGTCGTGCCCTCAATCAGAGAACGCGATTCGTATGGGCGGCTTGCGTGAAGGGGAGAGCTCACACTCTGATGAGGAGACGGAGGACAAAGATGAAGACTCTGAACAGAACTCTTGGGATTGGGACACAACTAACTGGAACTATGTACACATATGCACCAACGAGGAAGGCCAAACACAAACTCCGCACAGGAAATCATGTGACCAGCAGAACCCTTTGCAGTGTCCTCGCGTAGAAGGGGAAAGCTCTCACTCTGGTGGAGAGGACAAAGAGGACAAAGACGAAGACTCTGAGCAGAACTCTTGGGACTGGGATACTACAAACTGGAattccgcacacacgcacacccacgaggcaggcacaaaaacacaaactcatCACAGGAAATCATGTGACAAGATGGGTAATGGGAAACCTGCCAGTTGTGTCTCCTCAACTGGGAATGGACCCAACCActcgcatcatcatcatcactcaagTACAGACAACAAATTGAAGAAGACATCTCCAGATTCAAACGAAAGTGTTGAGTAA
- the tmco4 gene encoding transmembrane and coiled-coil domain-containing protein 4 isoform X3, with the protein MPVMGAFLSGLGFEGSDTFLSILQEEPLLSIGAAPIIQDLVSFSVKDGQYDSRARVLIRHVCCLLRVSTEQLEDFEETLGERLRESGEESEEESSRRQKKERGRKLRRYLLIGLATVGGGTVIGVTGGLAAPLVAAGAGAVLGAGGAAALGSATGIAIMASLFGAAGAGLTGYKMNKRVGAIEEFEFLPLSHGKHLRVTVAVTGWLCSGKYSSFQAPWSSLGACGEQYCLMWESRFLRDLGSAMATVVDGLFSMVAQEALKYTVLSGIVTAMTWPVSLLAVASVIDNPWSVCLSRSAEVGKHLAQVLRSRQQGKRPVNLIGFSLGARVIYFCLQELANEQGGEGVVEDVVLLGAPVDGSDKAWERLSGVVAGKIVNGYCRGDWLLGFLYRSSSVQMSVAGLQPISLSDPRIVNVDLSSVVKGHLDYMEQMETILVAVGVPTREGTGRITVGSGQPLIMGAVGAGVGAHSDTGANALGSEELPEGPNSIVNQDEEEEERKAKVASDAGSVSERVSGEKKDDTEVTEDEGWDIPDISDLLDSLPGNQDGETETKTKTSPEGDEDGDDPLSRPQTDMVCKDSLCEGESSHHEEDTEEDEDSGQHSWNWDTANWNAGEDGKTQTQHWKSSDKQNPLSCPQSENAIRMGGLREGESSHSDEETEDKDEDSEQNSWDWDTTNWNYVHICTNEEGQTQTPHRKSCDQQNPLQCPRVEGESSHSGGEDKEDKDEDSEQNSWDWDTTNWNSAHTHTHEAGTKTQTHHRKSCDKMGNGKPASCVSSTGNGPNHSHHHHHSSTDNKLKKTSPDSNESVE; encoded by the exons ATGCCGGTCATGGGTGCCTTCCTATCGGGCCTGGGCTTCGAGGGGAGCGACACTTTCCTCTCCATCTTGCAGGAAGAGCCACTGCTTAGCATTGGAGCAGCCCCCATCATTCAG GACCTGGTGTCATTTTCCGTGAAAGATG GCCAATATGACTCCAGGGCACGAGTGCTGATCCGCCATGTTTGCTGCCTGCTCCGCGTCTCCACCGAGCAGCTGGAGGACTTTGAGGAGACCTTAGGAGAGAGGctgagggagagtggagaagaaagCGA GGAGGAATCGTCAAGGcgacagaagaaagagagagggcgtaAATTGCGGCGCTACCTGCTGATTGGCTTAGCCACCGTCGGAGGAGGCACTGTGATTG GTGTGACGGGTGGGCTGGCGGCCCCTCTGGTGGCTGCTGGTGCGGGGGCGGTGCTGGGCGCTGGAGGGGCGGCTGCGCTGGGCTCAGCCACAGGCATCGCTATCATGGCCTCCCTGTTTGGTGCAGCCGGGGCCGGATTAACTG GCTACAAAATGAATAAGCGTGTGGGAGCCATTGAGGAGTTTGAGTTCCTGCCTCTGAGTCATGGCAAGCATCTCCGCGTGACCGTGGCCGTGACCGGCTGGCTATGCAGTGGCAAATACA gctCGTTCCAGGCTCCCTGGTCCAGCCTGGGAGCGTGTGGCGAGCAGTACTGCCTGATGTGGGAGTCTCGTTTCCTGCGTGACCTGGGCTCGGCCATGGCCACCGTGGTGGACGGCCTGTTCAGCATGGTAGCCCAGGAGGCACTCAAGTACACCGTGCTCTCAG gCATCGTGACTGCCATGACCTGGCCGGTGTCTCTGCTGGCTGTGGCGAGTGTGATTGACAACCCGTGGAGCGTCTGCCTGAGCCGCTCGGCCGAGGTGGGCAAACACTTGGCACAGGTGCTACGGAGCCGGCAGCAG GGGAAACGTCCAGTGAACCTCATTGGATTCAGCCTGGGAGCCAGAGTCATCTACTTCTGCTTGCAGGAGCTGGCTAACGAGCAAG GGGGCGAGGGTGTGGTGGAGGATGTGGTGCTACTGGGGGCTCCCGTGGACGGCTCCGACAAGGCCTGGGAACGACTCTCCGGGGTGGTGGCCGGCAAGATCGTCAACGGCTACTGCAG GGGCGACTGGCTGCTGGGCTTCCTCTACCGGAGCTCATCGGTCCAGATGTCTGTGGCCGGACTGCAGCCCATTAGCCTGAGCGACCCGCGCATCGTCAACGTGGACCTGTCATCCGTG GTTAAGGGTCACCTGGACTACATGGAGCAAATGGAGACCATCCTGGTGGCGGTGGGTGTTCCCACAAGAGAAGGCACAGGCAGAATAACTGTGGGCAGTGGGCAGCCTTTGATCATGGGCGCTGTCGGTGCCGGTGTTGGTGCCCATTCTGACACGGGTGCTAATGCATTAGGTTCAGAGGAGCTGCCTGAAGGCCCAAACAGCATTGTCAAccaagacgaggaagaggaggagaggaaggcaaaggTGGCTTCAGACGCTGGGTCCGTGTCTGAGAGAGTGTCTGGGGAAAAGAAGGACGACACGGAGGTGACTGAGGACGAGGGCTGGGACATCCCGGACATCTCTGACCTTCTGGACTCCCTCCCTGGAAATCAGGATGGCGAGACGGAGACTAAGACCAAGACCTCTCCAGAAGGGGACGAGGATGGGGATGACCCTTTGTCACGTCCTCAAACAGACATGGTGTGCAAGGACAGCCTTTGTGAAGGGGAAAGCTCGCATCATGAGGAGGACACAGAGGAAGACGAAGACTCTGGACAGCATTCTTGGAATTGGGATACCGCAAACTGGAACGCCGGTGAGGATGGCAAAACACAAACTCAGCACTGGAAGTCAAGTGACAAGCAGAACCCTTTGTCGTGCCCTCAATCAGAGAACGCGATTCGTATGGGCGGCTTGCGTGAAGGGGAGAGCTCACACTCTGATGAGGAGACGGAGGACAAAGATGAAGACTCTGAACAGAACTCTTGGGATTGGGACACAACTAACTGGAACTATGTACACATATGCACCAACGAGGAAGGCCAAACACAAACTCCGCACAGGAAATCATGTGACCAGCAGAACCCTTTGCAGTGTCCTCGCGTAGAAGGGGAAAGCTCTCACTCTGGTGGAGAGGACAAAGAGGACAAAGACGAAGACTCTGAGCAGAACTCTTGGGACTGGGATACTACAAACTGGAattccgcacacacgcacacccacgaggcaggcacaaaaacacaaactcatCACAGGAAATCATGTGACAAGATGGGTAATGGGAAACCTGCCAGTTGTGTCTCCTCAACTGGGAATGGACCCAACCActcgcatcatcatcatcactcaagTACAGACAACAAATTGAAGAAGACATCTCCAGATTCAAACGAAAGTGTTGAGTAA
- the tmco4 gene encoding transmembrane and coiled-coil domain-containing protein 4 isoform X1, with amino-acid sequence MNPPEMPDTGQELTPAPGEAGHNPDSQSVTGSDGLVGRRLSEPGRFAYAGLCGVSLGQLFPGSHQRDFREQFLEGLVRWLDLDESVMPVMGAFLSGLGFEGSDTFLSILQEEPLLSIGAAPIIQDLVSFSVKDGQYDSRARVLIRHVCCLLRVSTEQLEDFEETLGERLRESGEESEEESSRRQKKERGRKLRRYLLIGLATVGGGTVIGVTGGLAAPLVAAGAGAVLGAGGAAALGSATGIAIMASLFGAAGAGLTGYKMNKRVGAIEEFEFLPLSHGKHLRVTVAVTGWLCSGKYSSFQAPWSSLGACGEQYCLMWESRFLRDLGSAMATVVDGLFSMVAQEALKYTVLSGIVTAMTWPVSLLAVASVIDNPWSVCLSRSAEVGKHLAQVLRSRQQGKRPVNLIGFSLGARVIYFCLQELANEQGGEGVVEDVVLLGAPVDGSDKAWERLSGVVAGKIVNGYCRGDWLLGFLYRSSSVQMSVAGLQPISLSDPRIVNVDLSSVVKGHLDYMEQMETILVAVGVPTREGTGRITVGSGQPLIMGAVGAGVGAHSDTGANALGSEELPEGPNSIVNQDEEEEERKAKVASDAGSVSERVSGEKKDDTEVTEDEGWDIPDISDLLDSLPGNQDGETETKTKTSPEGDEDGDDPLSRPQTDMVCKDSLCEGESSHHEEDTEEDEDSGQHSWNWDTANWNAGEDGKTQTQHWKSSDKQNPLSCPQSENAIRMGGLREGESSHSDEETEDKDEDSEQNSWDWDTTNWNYVHICTNEEGQTQTPHRKSCDQQNPLQCPRVEGESSHSGGEDKEDKDEDSEQNSWDWDTTNWNSAHTHTHEAGTKTQTHHRKSCDKMGNGKPASCVSSTGNGPNHSHHHHHSSTDNKLKKTSPDSNESVE; translated from the exons ATGAATCCCCCCGAGATGCCAGACACTGGTCAGGAATTAACACCAG CTCCCGGGGAAGCAGGGCACAATCCTGACAGCCAGTCTGTCACTGGATCAGATGGGCTGGTTGGCAGGCGGCTCAGTGAGCCAGGCCGCTTTGCATACGCTGGCTTGTGTGGCGTGTCCCTGGGCCAGTTGTTTCCAGGGTCCCATCAGAG GGATTTCCGGGAGCAGTTTCTGGAAGGCCTGGTGCGATGGCTGGACCTGGACGAGTCGGTCATGCCGGTCATGGGTGCCTTCCTATCGGGCCTGGGCTTCGAGGGGAGCGACACTTTCCTCTCCATCTTGCAGGAAGAGCCACTGCTTAGCATTGGAGCAGCCCCCATCATTCAG GACCTGGTGTCATTTTCCGTGAAAGATG GCCAATATGACTCCAGGGCACGAGTGCTGATCCGCCATGTTTGCTGCCTGCTCCGCGTCTCCACCGAGCAGCTGGAGGACTTTGAGGAGACCTTAGGAGAGAGGctgagggagagtggagaagaaagCGA GGAGGAATCGTCAAGGcgacagaagaaagagagagggcgtaAATTGCGGCGCTACCTGCTGATTGGCTTAGCCACCGTCGGAGGAGGCACTGTGATTG GTGTGACGGGTGGGCTGGCGGCCCCTCTGGTGGCTGCTGGTGCGGGGGCGGTGCTGGGCGCTGGAGGGGCGGCTGCGCTGGGCTCAGCCACAGGCATCGCTATCATGGCCTCCCTGTTTGGTGCAGCCGGGGCCGGATTAACTG GCTACAAAATGAATAAGCGTGTGGGAGCCATTGAGGAGTTTGAGTTCCTGCCTCTGAGTCATGGCAAGCATCTCCGCGTGACCGTGGCCGTGACCGGCTGGCTATGCAGTGGCAAATACA gctCGTTCCAGGCTCCCTGGTCCAGCCTGGGAGCGTGTGGCGAGCAGTACTGCCTGATGTGGGAGTCTCGTTTCCTGCGTGACCTGGGCTCGGCCATGGCCACCGTGGTGGACGGCCTGTTCAGCATGGTAGCCCAGGAGGCACTCAAGTACACCGTGCTCTCAG gCATCGTGACTGCCATGACCTGGCCGGTGTCTCTGCTGGCTGTGGCGAGTGTGATTGACAACCCGTGGAGCGTCTGCCTGAGCCGCTCGGCCGAGGTGGGCAAACACTTGGCACAGGTGCTACGGAGCCGGCAGCAG GGGAAACGTCCAGTGAACCTCATTGGATTCAGCCTGGGAGCCAGAGTCATCTACTTCTGCTTGCAGGAGCTGGCTAACGAGCAAG GGGGCGAGGGTGTGGTGGAGGATGTGGTGCTACTGGGGGCTCCCGTGGACGGCTCCGACAAGGCCTGGGAACGACTCTCCGGGGTGGTGGCCGGCAAGATCGTCAACGGCTACTGCAG GGGCGACTGGCTGCTGGGCTTCCTCTACCGGAGCTCATCGGTCCAGATGTCTGTGGCCGGACTGCAGCCCATTAGCCTGAGCGACCCGCGCATCGTCAACGTGGACCTGTCATCCGTG GTTAAGGGTCACCTGGACTACATGGAGCAAATGGAGACCATCCTGGTGGCGGTGGGTGTTCCCACAAGAGAAGGCACAGGCAGAATAACTGTGGGCAGTGGGCAGCCTTTGATCATGGGCGCTGTCGGTGCCGGTGTTGGTGCCCATTCTGACACGGGTGCTAATGCATTAGGTTCAGAGGAGCTGCCTGAAGGCCCAAACAGCATTGTCAAccaagacgaggaagaggaggagaggaaggcaaaggTGGCTTCAGACGCTGGGTCCGTGTCTGAGAGAGTGTCTGGGGAAAAGAAGGACGACACGGAGGTGACTGAGGACGAGGGCTGGGACATCCCGGACATCTCTGACCTTCTGGACTCCCTCCCTGGAAATCAGGATGGCGAGACGGAGACTAAGACCAAGACCTCTCCAGAAGGGGACGAGGATGGGGATGACCCTTTGTCACGTCCTCAAACAGACATGGTGTGCAAGGACAGCCTTTGTGAAGGGGAAAGCTCGCATCATGAGGAGGACACAGAGGAAGACGAAGACTCTGGACAGCATTCTTGGAATTGGGATACCGCAAACTGGAACGCCGGTGAGGATGGCAAAACACAAACTCAGCACTGGAAGTCAAGTGACAAGCAGAACCCTTTGTCGTGCCCTCAATCAGAGAACGCGATTCGTATGGGCGGCTTGCGTGAAGGGGAGAGCTCACACTCTGATGAGGAGACGGAGGACAAAGATGAAGACTCTGAACAGAACTCTTGGGATTGGGACACAACTAACTGGAACTATGTACACATATGCACCAACGAGGAAGGCCAAACACAAACTCCGCACAGGAAATCATGTGACCAGCAGAACCCTTTGCAGTGTCCTCGCGTAGAAGGGGAAAGCTCTCACTCTGGTGGAGAGGACAAAGAGGACAAAGACGAAGACTCTGAGCAGAACTCTTGGGACTGGGATACTACAAACTGGAattccgcacacacgcacacccacgaggcaggcacaaaaacacaaactcatCACAGGAAATCATGTGACAAGATGGGTAATGGGAAACCTGCCAGTTGTGTCTCCTCAACTGGGAATGGACCCAACCActcgcatcatcatcatcactcaagTACAGACAACAAATTGAAGAAGACATCTCCAGATTCAAACGAAAGTGTTGAGTAA